One part of the Arabidopsis thaliana chromosome 4, partial sequence genome encodes these proteins:
- a CDS encoding basic helix-loop-helix (bHLH) DNA-binding superfamily protein (basic helix-loop-helix (bHLH) DNA-binding superfamily protein; FUNCTIONS IN: DNA binding, sequence-specific DNA binding transcription factor activity; INVOLVED IN: regulation of transcription; LOCATED IN: nucleus; EXPRESSED IN: root; CONTAINS InterPro DOMAIN/s: Helix-loop-helix DNA-binding domain (InterPro:IPR001092), Helix-loop-helix DNA-binding (InterPro:IPR011598); BEST Arabidopsis thaliana protein match is: basic helix-loop-helix (bHLH) DNA-binding superfamily protein (TAIR:AT5G51790.1); Has 313 Blast hits to 313 proteins in 27 species: Archae - 0; Bacteria - 0; Metazoa - 5; Fungi - 8; Plants - 300; Viruses - 0; Other Eukaryotes - 0 (source: NCBI BLink).), protein MDPYKNLNPKGYQRQRPFSSAGESGGSGGSGTAHETDDNKKKKKLLHRDIERQRRQEMATLFATLRTHLPLKYIKGKRAVSDHVNGAVNFIKDTEARIKELSARRDELSRETGQGYKSNPDPGKTGSDVGKSEPATVMVQPHVSGLEVVVSSNSSGPEALPLSKVLETIQEKGLEVMSSFTTRVNDRLMHTIQVEVNSFGCIDLLWLQQKLVEDLILSTGY, encoded by the exons ATGGATCCTTATAAGAATCTTAATCCAAAAGGTTACCAGAGACAGAGACCGTTTAGCTCAGCCGGCGAGAGTGGCGGCAGCGGCGGCTCCGGTACGGCCCATGAAACAGATgacaataagaagaagaagaagcttctccaCCGCGACATCGAACGccaaagaagacaagaaatgGCTACACTCTTTGCTACTCTTCGTACTCACTTACCTCTTAAATACATCAAG GGAAAAAGAGCTGTGTCGGATCATGTAAATGGAGCGGTAAATTTCATTAAGGACACGGAAGCACGGATTAAAGAACTTAGTGCAAGAAGAGACGAGTTAAGTAGAGAAACCGGCCAAGGATATAAATCGAATCCGGATCCAGGAAAAACTGGATCCGATGTAGGCAAATCGGAGCCGGCGACTGTGATGGTGCAACCACACGTGAGCGGTTTAGAAGTGGTAGTGAGCAGCAACTCCTCAGGCCCCGAAGCTTTGCCACTATCAAAAGTGCTCGAGACAATTCAGGAGAAAGGGCTTGAAGTCATGAGCTCCTTCACTACAAGAGTCAATGATAGGCTCATGCACACTATTCAAGTAGAG GTTAATAGTTTCGGATGCATAGACTTATTATGGTTGCAGCAGAAGCTAGTTGAGGATTTGATACTTTCGACGGGGTACTAA
- the GA20OX1 gene encoding 2-oxoglutarate (2OG) and Fe(II)-dependent oxygenase superfamily protein (GA20OX1; CONTAINS InterPro DOMAIN/s: Isopenicillin N synthase (InterPro:IPR002283), Oxoglutarate/iron-dependent oxygenase (InterPro:IPR005123); BEST Arabidopsis thaliana protein match is: gibberellin 20 oxidase 2 (TAIR:AT5G51810.1); Has 8544 Blast hits to 8501 proteins in 990 species: Archae - 0; Bacteria - 1084; Metazoa - 124; Fungi - 981; Plants - 4942; Viruses - 0; Other Eukaryotes - 1413 (source: NCBI BLink).), producing the protein MAVSFVTTSPEEEDKPKLGLGNIQTPLIFNPSMLNLQANIPNQFIWPDDEKPSINVLELDVPLIDLQNLLSDPSSTLDASRLISEACKKHGFFLVVNHGISEELISDAHEYTSRFFDMPLSEKQRVLRKSGESVGYASSFTGRFSTKLPWKETLSFRFCDDMSRSKSVQDYFCDALGHGFQPFGKVYQEYCEAMSSLSLKIMELLGLSLGVKRDYFREFFEENDSIMRLNYYPPCIKPDLTLGTGPHCDPTSLTILHQDHVNGLQVFVENQWRSIRPNPKAFVVNIGDTFMALSNDRYKSCLHRAVVNSESERKSLAFFLCPKKDRVVTPPRELLDSITSRRYPDFTWSMFLEFTQKHYRADMNTLQAFSDWLTKPI; encoded by the exons ATGGCCGTAAGTTTCGTAACAACATCTcctgaggaagaagacaaaccGAAGCTAGGCCTTGGAAATATTCAAACTCCGTTAATCTTCAACCCTTCAATGCTTAACCTTCAAGCCAATATCCCAAACCAATTCATCTGGCCTGACGACGAAAAACCTTCCATCAACGTTCTCGAGCTTGATGTTCCTCTCATCGACCTTCAAAACCTTCTCTCTGATCCATCCTCCACTTTAGATGCTTCGAGACTGATCTCTGAGGCCTGTAAGAAGCACGGTTTCTTCCTCGTGGTCAATCACGGCATCAGCGAGGAGCTTATTTCAGACGCTCATGAATACACGAGCCGCTTCTTTGATATGCCTCTCTCCGAAAAACAGAGGGTTCTTAGAAAATCCGGTGAGAGTGTTGGCTACGCAAGCAGTTTCACCGGACGCTTCTCCACCAAGCTTCCATGGAAGGAGACCCTTTCTTTCCGGTTTTGCGACGACATGAGCCGCTCAAAATCCGTTCAAGATTACTTCTGCGATGCGTTGGGACATGGGTTTCAGCCATTTGG GAAGGTGTATCAAGAGTATTGTGAAGCAATGAGTTCTCTATCACTGAAGATCATGGAGCTTCTGGGGCTAAGTTTAGGCGTAAAACGGGACTACTTTAGAGAGTTTTTCGAAGAAAACGATTCAATAATGAGACTGAATTACTACCCTCCATGTATAAAACCAGATCTCACACTAGGAACAGGACCTCATTGTGATCCAACATCTCTTACCATCCTTCACCAAGACCATGTTAATGGCCTTCAAGTCTTTGTGGAAAATCAATGGCGCTCCATTCGTCCCAACCCCAAGGCCTTTGTGGTCAATATCGGCGATACTTTCATG GCTCTATCGAACGATAGATACAAGAGCTGCTTGCACCGGGCGGTGGTGAACAGCGAGAGCGAGAGGAAATCACTTGCATTCTTCTTGTGTCCGAAAAAAGACAGAGTAGTGACGCCACCGAGAGAGCTTTTGGACAGCATCACATCAAGAAGATACCCTGACTTCACATGGTCTATGTTCCTTGAGTTCACTCAGAAACATTATAGAGCAGACATGAACACTCTCCAAGCCTTTTCAGATTGGCTCACCAAACCCatctaa
- the GA20OX1 gene encoding 2-oxoglutarate (2OG) and Fe(II)-dependent oxygenase superfamily protein, whose translation MAVSFVTTSPEEEDKPKLGLGNIQTPLIFNPSMLNLQANIPNQFIWPDDEKPSINVLELDVPLIDLQNLLSDPSSTLDASRLISEACKKHGFFLVVNHGISEELISDAHEYTSRFFDMPLSEKQRVLRKSGESVGYASSFTGRFSTKLPWKETLSFRFCDDMSRSKSVQDYFCDALGHGFQPFGKVYQEYCEAMSSLSLKIMELLGLSLGVKRDYFREFFEENDSIMRLNYYPPCIKPDLTLGTGPHCDPTSLTILHQDHVNGLQVFVENQWRSIRPNPKAFVVNIGDTFMVTHLDF comes from the exons ATGGCCGTAAGTTTCGTAACAACATCTcctgaggaagaagacaaaccGAAGCTAGGCCTTGGAAATATTCAAACTCCGTTAATCTTCAACCCTTCAATGCTTAACCTTCAAGCCAATATCCCAAACCAATTCATCTGGCCTGACGACGAAAAACCTTCCATCAACGTTCTCGAGCTTGATGTTCCTCTCATCGACCTTCAAAACCTTCTCTCTGATCCATCCTCCACTTTAGATGCTTCGAGACTGATCTCTGAGGCCTGTAAGAAGCACGGTTTCTTCCTCGTGGTCAATCACGGCATCAGCGAGGAGCTTATTTCAGACGCTCATGAATACACGAGCCGCTTCTTTGATATGCCTCTCTCCGAAAAACAGAGGGTTCTTAGAAAATCCGGTGAGAGTGTTGGCTACGCAAGCAGTTTCACCGGACGCTTCTCCACCAAGCTTCCATGGAAGGAGACCCTTTCTTTCCGGTTTTGCGACGACATGAGCCGCTCAAAATCCGTTCAAGATTACTTCTGCGATGCGTTGGGACATGGGTTTCAGCCATTTGG GAAGGTGTATCAAGAGTATTGTGAAGCAATGAGTTCTCTATCACTGAAGATCATGGAGCTTCTGGGGCTAAGTTTAGGCGTAAAACGGGACTACTTTAGAGAGTTTTTCGAAGAAAACGATTCAATAATGAGACTGAATTACTACCCTCCATGTATAAAACCAGATCTCACACTAGGAACAGGACCTCATTGTGATCCAACATCTCTTACCATCCTTCACCAAGACCATGTTAATGGCCTTCAAGTCTTTGTGGAAAATCAATGGCGCTCCATTCGTCCCAACCCCAAGGCCTTTGTGGTCAATATCGGCGATACTTTCATGGTAACccatttagatttttaa
- the TRM23 gene encoding uncharacterized protein (unknown protein; BEST Arabidopsis thaliana protein match is: unknown protein (TAIR:AT5G51850.1); Has 30201 Blast hits to 17322 proteins in 780 species: Archae - 12; Bacteria - 1396; Metazoa - 17338; Fungi - 3422; Plants - 5037; Viruses - 0; Other Eukaryotes - 2996 (source: NCBI BLink).), which translates to MGREWYNGGRSTCSSKSKKNSNEANGCVTALYHFFHFHHFYFPSRHHHHHQPSIDSPSRTRKGLVAPRNSLDLSEESPLSTNYKLEREGLNISVGGKKSTLRGLLVDTPSHNCNLPRTKTPNVVARLMGLDLLPDNLELTRSPRNGVRGHRLSGNGSGTRSLPASPRISSDSENHRLSLELNRENNKHEEFVRTRLKELKQDEQSPSPRYSGRQIVKQTKKRVTTRKFGMDVTNLLEKKRAGGAAQNRISQKEKTTSTNPAFVLRQYQQPATVITLSKENQQSLRPISGWEKAESKSKFSPHPTPNNRNKQRKVLTPVSTHSRSNRCDLLEKKQCKKIYVTSSAFSATERPRKQMKRAQEPERKADATICSGQKMYKYEKKLPQEPSSSKFYDSNTISPTIINAGETEKDVPGMNKLEEEEERVVSEIERQIVDALVQETVETTSLWGLNANAVSFVRQ; encoded by the exons ATGGGAAGAGAGTGGTACAATGGAGGAAGATCCACTTGTTCCtctaaaagcaagaaaaacTCCAATGAAGCTAATGGCTGCGTCACTGCACTTTACCACTTTTTTCATTTCCACCATTTTTACTTTCCTTcacgtcatcatcatcaccaccaacCTAGTATTGATTCTCCCTCCAGAACTCGTAAAG GCTTGGTGGCGCCACGAAACAGCTTGGACTTATCAGAGGAGTCTCCATTATCAACCAACTACAAGCTGGAAAGAGAAGGCTTGAACATCTCT GTGGGCGGGAAAAAGTCAACACTTAGAGGTCTTCTCGTTGATACACCTTCACATAATTGCAACTTACCTCGCACCAAGACACCGAACGTTGTGGCTAGACTCATGGGTCTTGATCTTCTTCCTGATAACTTGGAGCTTACTAGATCACCAAGGAATGGAGTAAGAGGACATCGACTCTCCGGGAATGGCTCAGGGACAAGATCATTACCTGCGAGCCCTAGGATCTCCTCTGATTCCGAAAATCATCGCCTCTCTCTTGAGCTAAACAGAGAGAACAATAAGCATGAAGAGTTTGTACGCACGAGGCTGAAAGAGTTGAAACAAGATGAGCAAAGTCCAAGTCCCAGATATAGTGGGAGACAGATagtgaaacaaacaaaaaagagagtcaCCACCAGAAAATTTGGCATGGATGTAACAAACTTGCTTGAGAAGAAAAGGGCAGGAGGAGCAGCACAAAACAGGATTTCacagaaagagaagacaacaagCACTAATCCTGCATTTGTGTTAAGACAATATCAGCAACCAGCAACGGTAATAACCCTTTCAAAAGAGAATCAACAGTCACTAAGACCTATTAGCGGATGGGAAAAAGCAGAGAGTAAATCAAAATTCTCTCCTCATCCAACACCCAATAATCGAAACAAGCAGAGAAAGGTGCTCACACCAGTATCAACACACTCGAGATCTAATCGATGTGATCTTTTAGAGAAGAAGCAATGCAAGAAAATCTATGTAACATCATCAGCTTTCTCTGCCACAGAACGTCCTCGGAAACAG aTGAAAAGAGCTCAAGAACCGGAGAGGAAGGCAGATGCGACGATATGCTCTGGTCAGAAGATGTACAAGTACGAGAAGAAGCTTCCTCAAGAACCGTCAAGTTCCAAATTTTACGATTCGAACACCATTTCTCCGACCATAATCAACGCAGGAGAAACCGAAAAAGATGTTCCGGGGATGAACAAacttgaagaggaagaggaaagggTCGTCTCAGAGATTGAGCGGCAAATCGTAGACGCCCTCGTGCAGGAAACGGTAGAAACTACGTCGCTTTGGGGTCTAAACGCAAACGCTGTTAGCTTTGTGCGGCAATGA
- a CDS encoding peptidoglycan-binding LysM domain-containing protein (peptidoglycan-binding LysM domain-containing protein; FUNCTIONS IN: molecular_function unknown; INVOLVED IN: cell wall macromolecule catabolic process; LOCATED IN: endomembrane system; CONTAINS InterPro DOMAIN/s: Peptidoglycan-binding lysin domain (InterPro:IPR018392); BEST Arabidopsis thaliana protein match is: peptidoglycan-binding LysM domain-containing protein (TAIR:AT5G62150.1); Has 63 Blast hits to 63 proteins in 12 species: Archae - 0; Bacteria - 0; Metazoa - 0; Fungi - 0; Plants - 63; Viruses - 0; Other Eukaryotes - 0 (source: NCBI BLink).), producing MIRVTVSRSNTVASYCLVALLILTLAGSVKNSNGGGSGEYYRGRNCEVWRGKQMMERPCEELYVVGEGDTLHSISEKCGDPFIVERNPHIHDPDDVFPGLLIKLHINLPE from the coding sequence ATGATAAGAGTTACGGTGTCGCGGTCAAACACAGTTGCGTCTTACTGTCTGGTGGCACTGCTGATCCTAACACTTGCGGGATCGGTTAAAAACAGCAACGGAGGAGGTAGCGGAGAATATTATCGAGGAAGAAACTGTGAGGTTTGGAGAGGGAAGCAAATGATGGAGAGGCCATGTGAGGAGCTATACGTAGTAGGTGAAGGAGACACGCTTCACAGCATCAGCGAAAAATGCGGCGACCCGTTTATCGTGGAGCGTAACCCGCATATCCATGACCCGGATGATGTCTTCCCTGGTCTCCTCATCAAACTTCACATTAACCTCCCTGAATAA